The following coding sequences are from one Gossypium hirsutum isolate 1008001.06 chromosome A12, Gossypium_hirsutum_v2.1, whole genome shotgun sequence window:
- the LOC107931002 gene encoding UV-B-induced protein At3g17800, chloroplastic, translated as MEAAAATATLVGSSLHLHPPPSSSVTRSTVYAARPRLSFPIKHYSSLACSGSWNKRMVLESRRGIVVRASSSPNSTDPSDPIAPLRMESPIGQFLSQILISHPHLVLAAVEQQLKQLQTEWDTEQKKEELSASGTDLVLYRRIAEVKANERKRALEEILYALVVLKFMDADVSLVPAITPSSKNSSGQVDTWPSQEEKFKQLHSPEAYEMIQSHLALILGNRLNDSKSVAQISKIRVGQVYAASVMYGYFLKRVDERFQLEKTMKILPNGSDSEGSSIEKAIREDIRPAGDYLVVSSHLEVSSWSGGFGNRIKPSRLRTYLMSFDGDTLQRFATIRSKEAVSIIEKQTEALFGRPEIVLTPQGTVDSSKDELIKISFGGLKKLVLEAITFGSFLWDGESFVDSRYHFVMN; from the exons ATGGAGGCCGCCGCCGCCACCGCCACTTTGGTTGGATCTTCTTTACATTTACATCCACCACCTTCAAGCTCTGTTACCAGATCGACTGTTTACGCTGCCAGACCTCGCCTCTCCTTCCCGATTAAG CATTATTCTTCTCTAGCTTGTTCAGGatcatggaataaaagaatggTTTTGGAGAGTAGGAGAGGCATAGTTGTAAGGGCATCGTCGTCTCCCAACTCGACTGACCCATCTGATCCAATTGCACCCCTAAGGATGGAGTCTCCAATTGGGCAATTTTTGTCTCAAATCTTGATAAGTCATCCACATCTTGTGCTGGCAGCAGTTGAGCAGCAGCTTAAACAGCTTCAAACCGAGTGGGACACTGAGCAAAAGAAGGAAGAACTCTCTGCATCAGGCACGGATTTGGTGTTGTATAG GAGAATTGCTGAGGTTAAGGCGAACGAGCGAAAAAGAGCTTTGGAAGAGATTCTCTATGCATTGGTTGTGCTGAAGTTTATGGATGCCGATGTTTCCTTGGTGCCTGCAATAACTCCCTCTTCTAAAAATTCTTCAGGTCAAGTAGATACTTGGCCGAGCCAAGAAGAGAAATTCAAGCAGCTTCACTCGCCTGAAGCCTATGAAATGATCCAAAGCCACCTAGCTCTCATTctgggaaatcgattaaatgattcaaaatccGTTGCACAGATTAGTAAAATTAGGGTCGGGCAGGTCTATGCTGCATCGGTAATGTATGGGTATTTCCTAAAACGGGTTGACGAGCGATTTCAACTAGAGAAGACCATGAAAATCCTTCCAAATGGTTCAGATAGTGAGGGAAGTAGTATCGAGAAAGCCATCAGAGAAGACATAAGACCTGCAGGGGATTATCTAGTTGTTTCATCACACCTGGAAGTCTCATCGTGGTCTGGAGGTTTTGGGAACAGGATAAAGCCCTCTCGGTTACGGACGTACTTAATGTCCTTTGATGGGGATACACTTCAGAGGTTTGCTACGATTAGATCGAAAGAAGCTGTTAGCATTATCGAGAAGCAAACAGAGGCTTTATTCGGAAGACCCGAGATCGTTTTAACCCCTCAAGGTACTGTTGATTCTTCCAAAGATGAGCTTATTAAGATTAGCTTTGGTGGTTTGAAGAAACTTGTTTTGGAGGCTATCACTTTTGGTTCTTTTCTATGGGATGGTGAAAGCTTCGTAGATTCAAGGTACCATTTTGTTATGAATTAG